A single genomic interval of Helianthus annuus cultivar XRQ/B chromosome 6, HanXRQr2.0-SUNRISE, whole genome shotgun sequence harbors:
- the LOC110865939 gene encoding F-box protein At2g34280, whose protein sequence is MSDNIPYDIQVDILKKLPVKSLIQFRSICKAWKSLVDSADFVKHYRGQMQHLLVSYYEHSYSFGRKYVSIADDDTFPQKKVPLTNPMSLNNPRLIGTSHGLLCLYSYSDDMVVIWNLCIRKVVAVVLYNVEHDAGSWDYLGFGVCRETNDPKIIRITSVTWCDINGLSYVPWQVEVFPLSTGAWRTPFSTNFPSKSIYFRFENYDQVVIDGVHYWLANDISCNLIFSFDMTREEFSEINLPDGLAHKSDYTLSMSKLRESLVVLDRDDDEMVFVVWMMEDGVSKTFTKPFTINYNTPDALYFVLGFRKTGEAIIEGRRQLFVYEPYSKHIKNFGIDGKYYDFFVHSYMETLILLDQPNLRVFN, encoded by the coding sequence ATGTCAGACAACATACCTTACGACATCCAAGTGGACATCTTGAAAAAACTTCCTGTTAAATCATTGATTCAATTCCGATCCATCTGCAAAGCATGGAAGTCTCTCGTCGATAGCGCTGATTTTGTTAAGCATTATAGGGGCCAGATGCAACATCTACTTGTAAGTTATTATGAACATTCATATAGCTTTGGGCGAAAATATGTTTCAATTGCTGATGATGATACTTTCCCGCAAAAGAAAGTTCCACTGACTAATCCCATGTCGCTTAATAATCCTAGATTAATCGGCACCTCTCATGGCTTGTTATGTTTGTACAGTTACAGTGATGATATGGTTGTTATATGGAACCTTTGTATAAGAAAAGTTGTTGCTGTTGTTCTGTATAACGTGGAACATGATGCAGGTTCTTGGGACTATCTAGGTTTTGGGGTCTGTCGTGAGACTAATGACCCTAAGATTATCAGGATTACATCAGTAACTTGGTGTGACATTAATGGTTTAAGTTACGTCCCTTGGCAAGTTGAGGTTTTTCCATTAAGCACAGGGGCTTGGAGAACTCCATTTAGCACCAATTTCCCTAGTAAATCAATTTACTTTCGCTTTGAAAATTATGATCAAGTAGTTATAGATGGGGTTCATTATTGGTTAGCTAATGATATATCTTGTAATCTCATTTTTTCTTTTGATATGACACGTGAAGAATTCAGCGAAATTAATCTCCCAGATGGTTTAGCGCACAAGTCTGATTATACGCTGTCCATGTCTAAGCTAAGGGAGTCACTTGTTGTGCTTGACCGTGATGACGATGAGATGGTTTTTGTTGTATGGATGATGGAAGATGGTGTTTCAAAAACATTTACAAAGCCATTCACTATTAATTATAACACACCAGATGCATTATATTTTGTATTGGGATTTAGGAAGACTGGTGAAGCTATTATCGAAGGTCGTCGACAACTTTTTGTTTACGAGCCCTACTCTAAACACATCAAAAATTTTGGGATTGATGGAAAATATTATGATTTTTTTGTGCATTCCTATATGGAAACACTAATTTTGCTTGATCAACCAAATCTTAGGGTTTTTAATTGA
- the LOC118479482 gene encoding uncharacterized protein LOC118479482 encodes MVQTRGSTNDGPGNPPDQISTQLAAIVAKLKSMESWKEDIETLKLQEAKREKNHGGGMRFDDGEPGYSNSNRRPYHKIDFPTFSGGDPRGWVVKAEKYFRFYDTSDDDKVDVAAMHLEGDALDLYSWVSAEQEITYWEELVSTLQKHFGPPEFQNPDEYLCSIKQTGSVNEYRQEFARRSSRVSQWPDHCLLGVFLNELKDELKSDVRIHKPRSVYKAVSLALEYESKLNHSKTDRRSTWSSQVKSESKPTITTTVPATTKSKPPIRISETEKQTRFLKGECFRCGDKYGPGHRCKAGTLKLLEAEEDPDDQGNAETNSEENQGDAAEISLHAIFGRPHPTTMKVHGKLNSTEVLILVDGGSTHNFISDVLVNELKMATQPVAPFGVQIGNGDVIRCGQICKNLSVQVNDLQIVQDFYPFSIGGADLVLGIQWLATLNTVQANWKELFMVFTIDGKRYKLQGISSGPQKSSSFQHLAIEPDTEIPIPPPLQPLINQYQTVFDEPKHLPPNRTQVHSIPLLPNSVPPNIRPYRYPHSQKTEIEKQVDQLLAVGFIQPSNSPFSSPVLLVKKKDSSWRMCVDYGP; translated from the coding sequence ATGGTTCAGACCCGAGGCAGTACTAATGATGGTCCCGGTAACCCACCCGACCAAATTTCAACACAACTGGCTGCAATTGTTGCCAAACTCAAGTCGATGGAATCCTGGAAGGAGGACATCGAAACCCTGAAACTCCAGGAGGCCAAGCGGGAAAAAAATCATGGTGGTGGAATGAGATTTGATGATGGGGAACCTGGTTACTCGAATTCTAACCGGCGACCCTACCATAAAATTGACTTCCCTACTTTTAGCGGTGGAGACCCAAGAGGTTGGGTGGTGAAGGCAGAAAAATACTTCCGGTTCTATGATACTTCTGATGATGACAAAGTTGATGTAGCAGCCATGCATCTCGAAGGAGACGCCTTAGATCTCTACTCGTGGGTGTCGGCTGAGCAAGAAATCACATATTGGGAGGAACTGGTTAGTACTTTGCAGAAACACTTTGGCCCTCCGGAGTTTCAAAACCCGGATGAATATTTATGTAGTATCAAACAGACCGGTTCCGTGAATGAATATCGACAGGAATTTGCCCGTAGATCATCTCGTGTATCCCAGTGGCCTGACCATTGTTTACTTGGAGTCTTCCTCAACGAGTTAAAAGACGAGTTAAAATCAGATGTACGTATTCACAAACCGCGATCCGTTTACAAAGCCGTTAGCCTAGCCCTCGAATATGAATCCAAACTTAACCACTCTAAAACCGACAGGAGATCAACCTGGTCATCTCAGGTGAAATCTGAATCCAAACCCACAATTACCACTACTGTTCCAGCAACCACTAAATCAAAACCGCCTATTCGAATTTCAGAAACAGAAAAACAAACCAGGTTTCTTAAGGGCGAGTGCTTCAGATGTGGCGACAAGTACGGGCCGGGCCACCGCTGTAAAGCGGGCACGCTGAAGTTATTAGAGGCCGAGGAGGATCCCGATGATCAAGGCAATGCAGAAACGAACTCAGAGGAGAATCAAGGGGATGCAGCTGAGATCAGTCTTCATGCCATTTTTGGCAGACCGCATCCGACCACTATGAAGGTCCATGGTAAGCTAAATTCAACTGAAGTCTTAATATTGGTTGATGGGGGATCAACACACAATTTTATTTCTGATGTGCTTGTAAATGAGCTCAAAATGGCTACACAGCCGGTGGCGCCTTTCGGTGTCCAAATAGGGAATGGGGATGTGATACGGTGCGGCCAAATATGCAAAAATCTTTCTGTGCAGGTGAATGACCTCCAGATTGTTCAAGATTTTTACCCTTTTTCTATTGGAGGCGCCGATTTAGTTCTGGGGATTCAATGGCTTGCTACCCTCAACACGGTACAAGCAAATTGGAAGGAATTATTTATGGTGTTCACAATAGATGGGAAGCGCTATAAACTCCAAGGAATTTCATCAGGCCCACAGAAATCATCATCTTTCCAACATCTTGCCATCGAACCCGATACCGAAATCCCAATTCCTCCACCATTACAGCCTTTAATTAACCAGTACCAAACTGTTTTTGATGAACCCAAACACTTGCCACCCAACCGAACCCAAGTCCACTCCATACCCTTACTCCCAAATTCCGTTCCACCTAATATTCGCCCCTACAGATACCCCCACTCACAAAAAACTGAGATAGAAAAACAAGTTGACCAACTATTAGCTGTTGGGTTTATCCAGCCTAGTAACAGCCCTTTTTCGAGCCCGGTTTTATTGGTCAAAAAGAAAGACAGCTCGTGGCGGATGTGTGTAGATTACGGGCCCTAA